The DNA window TTAGAACAACTTCCTACACTCCATCGCGACAATTACAACTTCGAAACGGAATTCCTTACTTCCCATCTTCCCCAAAATGCATCTGTTCTTCAAGTAGGCTGCATGGATGGAACACGGCTTTTACGACTTCATCAACAACGTCCTGACTTAGAATTATCCGGCTTAGAAATAGAACAGGATTTAGTTCTTACAGCCCAAAGTCTGCTTTCCCAACATAAAATCCCTGCAACGATTATCCATGGAGATATTACTGCTCCGCCCCCTCTCACTCATTATGATTATGTAGTATGTCTTAACCACACACTAGGCTACATTCCAGATCAACACAAAGCCATTGAAATGATGAAAAAGTTAGGAAAACATGTTATCATTTCAGTATATGGCGAGATTTGGACGCCACAATTAGCTCAAGAATATTTCAAAACGCTTAAACTCTCTATTAAAGAAACCCATCATAATAAATTCATTCTTAGTGACGGATGGCCGATTCATCGTTATACTAAACAGCAAATAGAAACATGGGATGGAAAAATAATCAAAACACCGCTGGGAAGTCTTGTTATTTTTTCTTGAATTCTCTCTAAAATTTAGTTTTTTGCTAAATATAAACTCAATAACCCTTCTAAAACATTTTTTCCAGTTAAATTTAATTGTCGCATAAATTGTATCATTGTCTGCTCATCACATTGGCCATAAAGAACATTTTTTGGAATAAATCCCGCAGCTCCAGCATTTTGCCAAAGTCGGATATACTGATCTCTCTCTGAGCTATTACTCATACCATAAACTGGGGTATGTATCTTTTTCTCCCGTACTCTTTGACAAACGTCATATCCGTTCATTATGGGCATTTCTGTATCAACAAAAGCAAGATCTGGAAGAGTACTCTGACCAAAATAATTCAATCCCTCTTCTGCAGATTTTGCGCATTGAACATCAATACTTGAATCAAAAGACCTTCGAATCACCCTTGGAAGAATTACATGTACATCAGGATCATCGTCTACAATGAGGACTATAGACATAAATCACACTAATTAAAGTAACAATATAAACTCTTTGACATATTTTCAGCAGTTTTTGACTTCTTCAACTAACAATGCTTGTTCCGTGCAGATTTGTTCTTCATCAAAAGGAGTAATTTTTGGCACGATTTCAATTTGCTCTACTGCGCCATTTTCTTTAAGATTATACACAATTTTACCTCGATACGTTCCTGCTTTAGGCATCTTTGCTTTAACAAGATCTTCTGACTGAGAACCATCCTCACCTATAATATTAACTATCAATCCCTCAACTTTAGAATTCTTGCCATTTTTAACGGTAAATTGTATTGT is part of the Candidatus Woesearchaeota archaeon genome and encodes:
- a CDS encoding methyltransferase domain-containing protein, producing the protein MVTKDNYIECDVLEQLPTLHRDNYNFETEFLTSHLPQNASVLQVGCMDGTRLLRLHQQRPDLELSGLEIEQDLVLTAQSLLSQHKIPATIIHGDITAPPPLTHYDYVVCLNHTLGYIPDQHKAIEMMKKLGKHVIISVYGEIWTPQLAQEYFKTLKLSIKETHHNKFILSDGWPIHRYTKQQIETWDGKIIKTPLGSLVIFS
- a CDS encoding response regulator; translated protein: MSIVLIVDDDPDVHVILPRVIRRSFDSSIDVQCAKSAEEGLNYFGQSTLPDLAFVDTEMPIMNGYDVCQRVREKKIHTPVYGMSNSSERDQYIRLWQNAGAAGFIPKNVLYGQCDEQTMIQFMRQLNLTGKNVLEGLLSLYLAKN